From the genome of Malus sylvestris chromosome 6, drMalSylv7.2, whole genome shotgun sequence, one region includes:
- the LOC126626565 gene encoding probable aquaporin NIP5-1, translating to MAETEPVTPSASAPGTPGTPLPLFSGPRVDSLSYERKSMPRTKCFPVNATAWGQSPTCFNEFPTPTVSLTRKLGAEFVGTFILMFAASAGPIVNQKYNGAESLIGNAACAGLGVMIVILSTGHISGAHLNPSLTIAFAALRHFPWVQVPAYIAAQVSASICASFALKGIFHPYMSGGVTVPTVSTGQAFGLEFIITFNLLFVVTAVATDTRALGELAGLAVGATVMLNILIAGPSSGGSMNPVRTLGPAVAAGNYTKLWIYLVAPTLGALAGAATYTTVKLREDEVDAPVREARSFRR from the exons ATGGCGGAAACTGAGCCAGTGACGCCGTCTGCGTCGGCGCCGGGGACGCCTGGGACGCCACTGCCACTGTTTTCAGGGCCGAGAGTGGATTCGCTATCGTATGAGCGTAAGTCAATGCCTCGAACCAAGTGCTTCCCTGTGAATGCTACTGCGTGGGGTCAATCTCCCACGTGCTTCAACGAGTTCCCTACTCCGACTGTCTCCCTCACCCGCAAG CTTGGAGCTGAGTTCGTAGGAACCTTCATCTTGATGTTTGCAGCAAGTGCTGGACCAATCGTGAACCAAAAGTACAACGGAGCAGAGAGCTTGATCGGAAATGCAGCATGCGCAGGGCTTGGCGTGATGATCGTGATTCTCTCCACTGGCCACATCTCTGGTGCGCATCTGAACCCATCTCTCACCATTGCATTTGCCGCCCTCCGACACTTCCCGTGGGTCCAAGTCCCAGCCTACATCGCAGCTCAGGTTTCGGCCTCCATTTGCGCCTCGTTTGCTCTCAAAGGGATTTTCCATCCGTACATGTCCGGCGGAGTCACGGTGCCTACTGTGAGCACTGGCCAGGCTTTTGGACTTGAGTTCATCATCACTTTTAATCTGTTGTTCGTTGTCACTGCTGTTGCAACTGACACTCGAGCG TTGGGAGAATTGGCTGGTTTAGCAGTTGGGGCTACTGTCATGCTAAACATTCTTATTGCAGG GCCATCTAGCGGTGGTTCAATGAACCCGGTGCGCACTCTAGGTCCCGCTGTCGCCGCCGGAAACTACACGAAGTTGTGGATATACCTAGTGGCTCCTACCCTTGGAGCTCTCGCCGGGGCGGCCACCTACACAACTGTGAAGCTCCGGGAAGATGAGGTGGATGCACCTGTGCGCGAGGCCAGGAGCTTCCGTCGCTAG